Part of the Methylorubrum populi genome is shown below.
CGCTCGGACTATGCCGGCTACCAGCGCGTCAACCAGACCTTCGCCCAGGCGCTCGCCAAGCTGGTCGAGCCCGACGACCTGATCTGGGTGCACGACTATCACCTGCTGCCGCTGGCGAGCGAGCTGCGTGGCCAGGGCATCGCCAACCCGATCGGCTACTTCCACCACATCCCGTGGCCGGCGGCCGACGTGTTCAACACCCTGCCCGCCAGCAGCGAGCTGCTGCGCGCCATGGCCGATTACGACCTGATCGGCCTGCAGACCGATTCGGACGTGCAGAATCTGTCGCGCAACTTCATCGACACGATGCGGGCGATTCCCCTCGGCGGCGGCTCAATGATGGTCGACGGGCGCCGGACCCGGATCCGCGCCTTCCCCATCGGCATCGATGTCGCCAGCTTCAAGGACGCCGCCGACAAGGCCGGCTCCAACAAGGTGGTGCGCGAGACCATGGCGGGCCTGCGCACCCGCAAGCTGCTGATCGGCGTCGACCGGCTCGACTACTCGAAGGGTGTCCCTGAGCGCATGGAGGCGGTGGACCGCTTCTTCGCCTCGAACCCGGACCAGCGCGGCAACGTCGTCTACATCCAGATCACCCCGAAATCCCGCAGCGAGGTGCCGGAATACGAGCAGCTCGCCCGCGAGGTGAACGAGAAGGTCGGCGACATCAACGGCATGCTCGGCGAGCCCGCCTGGACGCCGATCCAGTACGTCACCAAGGCCTATCCGCGGCCGGTCCTCGCCGGCCTCTACCGGGCGGCCCGAGTCGGCCTCGTCACGCCGATGCGCGACGGCATGAATCTGGTCGCCAAGGAATACGTCGTCGCCCAGAGCGAGGAGGATCCCGGCGTCCTCGTGCTCTCGAAGTTCGCCGGTGCCGCGCGGCAATTGCCCGAGGCGCTGCTGGTGAACCCCTACGACCGTTTCGAGGTCGCCGAGGCGATCCGGCAGGCGCTCTACATGCCCCGGGGCGAGCGCCTGGAGCGCTGGAAGCCGATGGTCGAGCGCATGCTGCGCGAGGACGTGGATTGGTGGGCGCGCAACTTCATGGCGGAGCTGGAGACCTTCCGCACCGTCGAGCGCGAGCCGCCGACCGCGGCGGCGGCGGCGGAGTAGTCTTCGCCCGGGCGACGAATCGGCCTAAGTCGAAGCGTGGCCTCGTTTTCAAGGCTCCGCTTCACGAAGGACCGGAATGATCGTCATCGAGGAGGGCCTGCCGACACCGCTCGGCGCGCATTTCGACGGCCGCGGCGTCAACTTCGCCCTCTTCTCGCAGAACGCGACCCGGGTCGATCTCTGCCTGTTCGAGCCCGGCGCGCGGCACGAATCGCGCACGATCCGCCTGCCCTGCCGGACCGACGACGTCTTCCACGGCTACCTGCACGGCCTGCTGCCGGGCCAGCTCTACGCCTTCCGGGTATTCGGCCCCTGGGATCCGGCCGCCGGCCACCGCTTCAATCCGGCCAAGCTCGTCCTCGACCCCTATGCCCGCGAGATCGCCGGCCGCATCCGCTGGCACGACGCGCTCTACAGCCACCGCCACGGCGGCGCCCGCGAGGATCAGATCGACCGCCGCGACAGCGCGCCCTTCCTGCCCCGCGGCGTCGTCACCCGCCCCGACACGCCCGACCCCGTCGGCTCGCCGGCGCCGCGCCCGCTCCACGAGACGGTGATCTACGAGGCCCATGTCCGGGCGCTGACCCGGACGCATCCGGCCCTCTCGGAGGCCGAGCGCGGCACGTATCTCGGGCTCGCCCATCCGGCGATCATCGAGCACCTGTTGAAGCTCGGCGTCACCGCCCTCGAACTCCTGCCGATCCAGGCCTTCGCCGACGACCGCTTCCTCGTCGACAAGGGGCTCGTCAATTTCTGGGGCTACCAGCCCTACAACTACTTCGCCCCCGAGCCGCGCTATCTCGGCGAGGGCGGGACGAGCGGGCTGCGCTTCGCCATCCGCGAACTCGCCTCGGCCGGCATCGAGACCCTGATCGACGTGGTCTACAACCACACCGCCGAGGGCGACCATCTCGGGCCGACGCTCGCCTTCCGCGGCATCGACAATGCGAGCTACTACAAGCTCGACCCGGAAAACCCGCGCCGCAACATCGACTGCACCGGCTGCGGCAACACCCTGAACGTCGCCCATCCGCGGGTGATGCGGATGGTGCTCGACAGCCTGCGCCACTGGGTGACCGCCTACGGGGTCGCGGGCTTCCGCTTCGATCTCGCCACCAGCCTCGGCCGCGCTCCGAGCGACTTCTCCCCCCAGGCCGCCTTCTTCCAGGCGGTGCAGCAGGATCCCGTCCTCTCACGGGTCAAGCTCATCGCCGAGCCCTGGGATATCGGCATGGGCGGCTACCAGCTCGGCGGCTATCCCTACGGCTGGAGCGAGTGGAACGACCAGTTCCGCGACAACCTGCGCGGGTTCTGGCGCGGCGACGCCGGCACGCTCGCCAAGCTGACGCAGGGCCTCTCGGGCTCCCGCGAGATCTTCCTGCCCTCCGGCCGCTCGCCGCTCGCCAGCATCAACTTCGTCGCCTCGCATGACGGCTACACCCTCGCCGACGTGGTCGCCTACGAGGAGAAGCACAACGAGGCCAACGGCGAGGCGAACCGCGACGGCCACGGCCACAACCTCTCGGCCAATTACGGCGTCGAGGGCCCGACCGACGATCCCGGCATCCTGGCGGTCCGCGCCCGCCAGAAGCGCAACATGCTGGCCTGCGTGTTCTTCGCCCAGGGCGTGCCGATGCTGCTGATGGGCGACGAGCGCTCGCGCTCTCAAGGCGGCAACAACAACGCCTATTGCCAGGACAACGCCCTGAGCTGGATGGACTGGGCGAACGATCCCGATCCGACGCTCACCGAATTCGTGGCGAACCTCGCCGCCCTGCGCCGTGCCTGCCGCTCCCTGCGGCGGCGCCACTTCCTCGTCGGCAGCCGCGTCGGCGAGACCGAGCTCAAGGACGTCCACTGGCTCTCCCCGGACGGCACCGAGATGGACGAGGCCGCCTGGGGCGACGGCGAGCGCCGCGCCTTCGGCATGCAGATGAGCAACGACATCGAGGGCTCGGAGCGCGTCCTCATCCTCATGAATGCGGCGCCCGAACCTTGTCCCTTCGCCCTGCCGCCGGCCCTCGGCGGTCCCTGGCGCCCGGTTTTCGACACCACCCTCGCCACCGGCGCGGTGCCCGACGGAACCCGCGCTCCGATCCGGACCGGCGGCACCGTCGATCTGCCCGAGCGAGCGGTGCTGGTGCTGAAGTCGCCCCCTATCCTCGATTGAGCCGCTCAACCGGGGAAACGACGCGTGCGTCTCGGCTTCCCGACCGCCCCGTGGCATCGTGCACCGCGGTTCCGACAGGGATGAGGACAGGTTCGATGCAGGTGGAGAGCGGCGGCGCGGCGCGGGTGACGGTGGTCGATCACCCCCTCGTCCAGCACAAGCTCACGATGATGCGCGACGGCGAGCGTTCGACCAAGGGGTTCCGCGAACTCCTCAACGAGATCGGCATGCTGCTCGCCTACGAGGTGACCCGCGACCTGCCGCTCGAACCGGTCACCATCCAGACGCCGCTCCAGCCCATGGAAGGGCGCCGGATCGCCGGCAAGAAGCTGGTGCTCGCCCCGATCCTGCGGGCTGGCGTCGGCTTCCTCGACGGCATGCTGTCGCTGATGCCCTCGGCCCGCGTCGCCCATGTCGGGCTCTACCGCGATCCCGACACACTCCAGGCGGTGGAATACTACTTCAAGAGCCCGTCGGATCTCGCCGACCGTACGGTTCTGGTGCTCGATCCCATGCTCGCCACCGCCAATTCCGCGGTGGCAGCGGTGGAGCGGCTCAAGAGCCGGGGCGCGAAGGATCTCCGCTTCGTCTGCCTGCTCGCCGCGCCCGAGGGCATCGCCCGCTTCCAAGAGGCGCATCCCGACGTGCCGGTCTGGACCGCGGCGATCGACAGCCACCTCAACGACCACGGCTACATCGTGCCGGGCCTGGGTGACGCCGGCGACCGGATGTACGGCACGCGCTGATCTTTTCGCTTTTCGATCCAGAACTCTGTTGGTGGCGAGGCTGCCGTCTTGACCTCGCGGTGACGATGGCGGTTCCGGCTCGACGTGCCCCGTCCCATGCGCCATGTGACCCAAACTGCGAGCGACCAACCCGCCGCGTGAGTCCGAGGAGACCCCATGCCAAGAAATCTGCCCGAGACCATGCGCCAGATCCGCTTCACCGGCGCGGGCGGCCCGGAGGTCATGGCGGTCGAGACCGTGCCGCTGCCCAAGCCCGCGGCCGGGCAGGTTCTGGTCGAAGTCGTCGCGGCGGGGGTCAACCGGCCCGACATCATGCAGCGCCAGGGCAGCTACCCGCCCCCCAAGGGCGCCACCGAGATCCCCGGTCTCGAGATCGCCGGCCGGATCGCGGCGCTGGGCGAGGGCGTGACGGGGTTTGCGGAAGGCGACGAGGTCTGCGCCCTCGTCATCAGCGGCGGCTATGCCGAGTTCGCGGTGGCCGAGGCGGGGCAGGTGCTGAAGCGGCCGGGATCGCTCTCGCTGGTTGAAGCCGCCGGCCTGCCGGAGACGGTCTTCACCGTCTATTCCACGGTGATCCAGCGCGGGCGGCTGCAGAAGGGCGAAACCTTCCTCGTCCATGGCGGGTCGAGCGGGATCGGCACCACCGCGATCCAGATCGCCAAGCAGCACGGCGCCCGCGTCCTCACCACCGCCGGCTCCGCCGAGAAGTGCCGCTTCTGCGAGGAACTGGGTGCGGATGCGGCGATCAACTACCGCGAGGCTGATTTCGCCGAGGAGGTGAAGCGCCTCACCGACGGGAAGGGCGTCGACGTCATCCTCGACATGGTGGGCGCGGCCTATCTTCAGAAGAACATCGCTTCTCTGGCGGTGGAGGGGCGCCTCGTCCAGATCGCCTTCATGCAGGGCTACAAGGCCGAGAGCCTGACGCTGACCCCGATCATGCTCAAGCGCCTGACGATCACCGGCGCGACCCTGCGGGCCCAGGCCAAGGAGGCCAAGGCCGCCATCGCCGAGGGGCTGAAGCGGGATGTCTGGCCGCTGGTTGAAGCGGGCAAGATCCGGCCGATCGTCCATGCCACCTTCCCCCTGGAGGAGGCGCGCAAGGCCCACGAACTGATGGAGACGAGCAGCCACACGGGCAAGATCCTGCTCGTCACGGGGCGCTGACGGTACAGGTTCCGCTAGGAACTCTCCAAGCCTGACCGGCGTTGGCGACGCATATCCCGATGCGAAACCACGCCGCTCTCACGAGGGCGAAGGAGAGACACTTCATGGCGCAGATCGAGAACCAAACCGATGCCCGCCAGGGCGCGAAGGGCAAGCCCGTCCTCTACGTGCTGGTGGCGAGCCTCGTGCTGCTGGCGGTGGCCACCGTCGGCCTCCTGAGCTGGAACCGGGCGGAGACCACCTCCGACTACGCCGGCAAGAGCCAGGAATCCTCCCGCGAGATGACGACGGGTTCCGTCAACAAGGCCCCGTCCTCCAACAGCGGCAACGTTCCGGCCGAGAACCCGGCCTATCCGCAGCCGGCGCAGAAGTCGGCCCAGTAAGGTCCGGCGCCCGGACCCACGAAAAGGCCGCCCGGGACAGCGTCCCGGGCGGCCTTTTGTTTGTGGAGGTGGGCGTCCGGCGCATCAGCGCGTCGGGATCGGCGTCTCGCCGCGATAATCGTAGAAGCCGCGCTTGGTCTTGCGGCCAAGCCAGCCCGCCTCGACGTACTTCACCAGGAGCGGGCAGGGCCGGTACTTCGAATCGGCCAGCCCCTCGTAGAGCACCTGCATCACCGACAGGCAGGTATCCAGGCCGATGAAGTCGGCGAGCTGCAGCGGCCCCATCGGATGGTTCGCGCCGAGCCGCATCGCCGTGTCGATCGATTCCACCGAGCCCACGCCCTCGTAGAGGGTGTAGATCGCCTCGTTGATCATCGGCAGCAGGATGCGGTTGACGATGAAGGCCGGGAAGTCCTCCGACATGGTCGAGGTCTTGCCGAGCCGGGCGATGAAGACCTTGGCCGATTCGTAGGTCGGATCCTCGGTGGCGATGCCGCGTATCAGCTCGACGAGCTGCATCACCGGCACCGGGTTCATGAAGTGGATGCCGATGAACCGGTCGGGCCGGTCGGTCGAGGCCGCCAGCCGGGTGATCGAGATCGACGAGGTGTTGGTCGCGACCAGGGCGTCGGGCTTGAGCGAGGGGCAGAGCGTCTGGAAGATCTTGCGCTTGGTCGCCTCGTCCTCGGTGGCCGCCTCGATGACGAGGTCGCACGCGCCGAGATCGTCGAAGGTCGGCGCGACGCCGATCCGCTCCAGGGCGCCGCGACGCTGCTCGTCGCTGAACGTACCCTTCTGAACCTGGCGCGTCAGATTCGCGTCGATCAGGCCGAGAGCGGCGTTGATCCGCTCCGGATCGCGGTCGTTCAGCCGAACGTCCAGGCCCGATGCCGCGCAGACATGCGCGATCCCGCTGCCCATCTGGCCGGCACCGATGATGCCGACCGTCTTGATCTCGATGCCCATACCCGTATCGCGTCCTGCCTGCTGCGGCATCGTCCTCAATCCGCACCCCTAGAATGCGGCACTGCAACAAATGCGTCAAACCGGTCACAAGCCGCAGGGTCGCCGGACCGATTCGACAGGGTGTCGCTGGTCGTCGGCTCGTTACCGGTCCTTGGCCTTGGCGATCTCGGCCTGCAGATCCGGAACGACTTGGAACAGGTCGCCGACGAGGCCGTAATCCGCGACTTGGAAGATCGGGGCGTCCTCGTCCTTGTTGACCGCCACGATCACCTTCGAGTCCTTCATGCCGGCGAGATGCTGGATCGCGCCGGAGATACCGACCGCCACGTAGAGGTCGGGCGCCACCACCTTGCCGGTCTGGCCGACCTGCCAGTCGTTCGGGGCGTAGCCGGCATCGACCGCCGCGCGGGAGGCGCCGACCGCGGCACCGAGCGCGTCGGCCAGCGGCTCGATCAGCTCCTTGAACTTCTCCGCCGAGCCGAGCGAGCGGCCGCCGGAGACGATGAACTTGGCCGAGGCCAGCTCCGGCCGGTCGGACTTGGCGATCTCCTCCGACTTGTAGGTGGCGCCGAGCGCGTCGGGCGCAGCAGTCGAGAGCGCCTCGACCGGGGCGGCGGCGCCGCCCTCTTCCGCCGGCTTGAAGGCCGCCGTGCGCACGGTGATGACGCGCTTGCCGGCACCCGCCTTCACGGTCTGGATCGCGTTGCCGGCGTAGATCGGCCGCTCGAAGGTGTCGGGCGCGACGACCTTGATGATGTCGGAGATCTGCGCGACGTCGAGCAGGGCGGCCACCCGCGGCAGGGTGTTCTTGCCCGTGGTCGTGGCGGCGGCGACGATCGCGTCGTAGGGCTCGGCGATCGCGGCGATCAGCGCGGCACTCGGCTCGGCGAGGTCGTGGTCGTAGGCGGCGTCCTCGGTGTTCAGCACCTTCTCGACGCCGTCGAGTTTGGCTGCGGCGTCGGCCGCCGCCCGCGAGCCGGAACCGAGCACCAGGGCGTGGATGGGCGCGCCCAGTTCCTTGGCCGCGGTCAGGGCCTTGAGGCTGCCATCCTTGATCTGTCCGTTGGCGTGCTCGACGTAGAGGAGCGTGGTCATCG
Proteins encoded:
- the glgX gene encoding glycogen debranching protein GlgX produces the protein MIVIEEGLPTPLGAHFDGRGVNFALFSQNATRVDLCLFEPGARHESRTIRLPCRTDDVFHGYLHGLLPGQLYAFRVFGPWDPAAGHRFNPAKLVLDPYAREIAGRIRWHDALYSHRHGGAREDQIDRRDSAPFLPRGVVTRPDTPDPVGSPAPRPLHETVIYEAHVRALTRTHPALSEAERGTYLGLAHPAIIEHLLKLGVTALELLPIQAFADDRFLVDKGLVNFWGYQPYNYFAPEPRYLGEGGTSGLRFAIRELASAGIETLIDVVYNHTAEGDHLGPTLAFRGIDNASYYKLDPENPRRNIDCTGCGNTLNVAHPRVMRMVLDSLRHWVTAYGVAGFRFDLATSLGRAPSDFSPQAAFFQAVQQDPVLSRVKLIAEPWDIGMGGYQLGGYPYGWSEWNDQFRDNLRGFWRGDAGTLAKLTQGLSGSREIFLPSGRSPLASINFVASHDGYTLADVVAYEEKHNEANGEANRDGHGHNLSANYGVEGPTDDPGILAVRARQKRNMLACVFFAQGVPMLLMGDERSRSQGGNNNAYCQDNALSWMDWANDPDPTLTEFVANLAALRRACRSLRRRHFLVGSRVGETELKDVHWLSPDGTEMDEAAWGDGERRAFGMQMSNDIEGSERVLILMNAAPEPCPFALPPALGGPWRPVFDTTLATGAVPDGTRAPIRTGGTVDLPERAVLVLKSPPILD
- a CDS encoding 3-hydroxybutyryl-CoA dehydrogenase — protein: MGIEIKTVGIIGAGQMGSGIAHVCAASGLDVRLNDRDPERINAALGLIDANLTRQVQKGTFSDEQRRGALERIGVAPTFDDLGACDLVIEAATEDEATKRKIFQTLCPSLKPDALVATNTSSISITRLAASTDRPDRFIGIHFMNPVPVMQLVELIRGIATEDPTYESAKVFIARLGKTSTMSEDFPAFIVNRILLPMINEAIYTLYEGVGSVESIDTAMRLGANHPMGPLQLADFIGLDTCLSVMQVLYEGLADSKYRPCPLLVKYVEAGWLGRKTKRGFYDYRGETPIPTR
- the upp gene encoding uracil phosphoribosyltransferase: MQVESGGAARVTVVDHPLVQHKLTMMRDGERSTKGFRELLNEIGMLLAYEVTRDLPLEPVTIQTPLQPMEGRRIAGKKLVLAPILRAGVGFLDGMLSLMPSARVAHVGLYRDPDTLQAVEYYFKSPSDLADRTVLVLDPMLATANSAVAAVERLKSRGAKDLRFVCLLAAPEGIARFQEAHPDVPVWTAAIDSHLNDHGYIVPGLGDAGDRMYGTR
- a CDS encoding electron transfer flavoprotein subunit alpha/FixB family protein: MTTLLYVEHANGQIKDGSLKALTAAKELGAPIHALVLGSGSRAAADAAAKLDGVEKVLNTEDAAYDHDLAEPSAALIAAIAEPYDAIVAAATTTGKNTLPRVAALLDVAQISDIIKVVAPDTFERPIYAGNAIQTVKAGAGKRVITVRTAAFKPAEEGGAAAPVEALSTAAPDALGATYKSEEIAKSDRPELASAKFIVSGGRSLGSAEKFKELIEPLADALGAAVGASRAAVDAGYAPNDWQVGQTGKVVAPDLYVAVGISGAIQHLAGMKDSKVIVAVNKDEDAPIFQVADYGLVGDLFQVVPDLQAEIAKAKDR
- a CDS encoding NAD(P)H-quinone oxidoreductase, with the translated sequence MPRNLPETMRQIRFTGAGGPEVMAVETVPLPKPAAGQVLVEVVAAGVNRPDIMQRQGSYPPPKGATEIPGLEIAGRIAALGEGVTGFAEGDEVCALVISGGYAEFAVAEAGQVLKRPGSLSLVEAAGLPETVFTVYSTVIQRGRLQKGETFLVHGGSSGIGTTAIQIAKQHGARVLTTAGSAEKCRFCEELGADAAINYREADFAEEVKRLTDGKGVDVILDMVGAAYLQKNIASLAVEGRLVQIAFMQGYKAESLTLTPIMLKRLTITGATLRAQAKEAKAAIAEGLKRDVWPLVEAGKIRPIVHATFPLEEARKAHELMETSSHTGKILLVTGR
- a CDS encoding alpha,alpha-trehalose-phosphate synthase (UDP-forming), with the translated sequence MARLIIVSNRVAVPAEGKDAVSAGGLAVAVKEAFSSYEGLWFGWSGNICDNPSLEPELIDRGPIQYAVLDLSPQDHREYYAGFANRALWPIMHYRIGLGTFSRSDYAGYQRVNQTFAQALAKLVEPDDLIWVHDYHLLPLASELRGQGIANPIGYFHHIPWPAADVFNTLPASSELLRAMADYDLIGLQTDSDVQNLSRNFIDTMRAIPLGGGSMMVDGRRTRIRAFPIGIDVASFKDAADKAGSNKVVRETMAGLRTRKLLIGVDRLDYSKGVPERMEAVDRFFASNPDQRGNVVYIQITPKSRSEVPEYEQLAREVNEKVGDINGMLGEPAWTPIQYVTKAYPRPVLAGLYRAARVGLVTPMRDGMNLVAKEYVVAQSEEDPGVLVLSKFAGAARQLPEALLVNPYDRFEVAEAIRQALYMPRGERLERWKPMVERMLREDVDWWARNFMAELETFRTVEREPPTAAAAAE